In one Massilia endophytica genomic region, the following are encoded:
- the mnmC gene encoding FAD-dependent 5-carboxymethylaminomethyl-2-thiouridine(34) oxidoreductase MnmC: protein MQSASASLRKVVLDLAFGQGEHFARARKERRADETLHYIAPAPSMPPPCAPGWPSAVPGMHRLHLDGGAVTLDLLIGDQASALGEIAARADHFIVDGPVPQPRLLGRLAAPGATLQARSPDDATLRALRSAGFAWPEQQDEWLHAVYASRRPQAPAAPPPSRRAIVVGAGLAGAAACERLCARGWEVTLVERHGQAAQEASGNRAGIFMPLLSKDDNIPTRLTRAAYLYAMRRWQALGGFGGAMQGAQCGVLQLARDAEHAQLQEELVKQWNYPPEFVRWLDPQAASAVLGSATPSGAWLFPQGGWANPASICRAMLEACGGRLQRRFHSEAVRIERRGGEWAVLDAGGRVLAQAPDLVLANGAGALALPPTAPLPLYTMRGQVTHLPDQRFPALPMVVCREAYMTPPVDGIVSVGATYDSDGERALRASSQEENLARAEEILSPGRLAPHRLDEAPLAGRVGFRCMAPDRLPLAGTLPDYGAHGRPERLRDVPRHPGLHCLLGYASRGLIWAPLMAELLASQLEGEPLPLEAGLAAALDPARFLLKDRRRSVAATP from the coding sequence ATGCAGAGTGCAAGCGCCTCGCTTAGAAAGGTGGTGCTCGACCTGGCGTTCGGCCAGGGCGAACACTTCGCGCGCGCCCGCAAGGAAAGAAGGGCCGATGAAACCTTGCACTACATTGCGCCCGCGCCATCCATGCCCCCACCCTGCGCCCCCGGCTGGCCCAGCGCCGTGCCGGGCATGCACCGCCTGCATCTCGATGGCGGCGCCGTCACGCTGGACCTGCTGATCGGCGACCAAGCCAGTGCGCTGGGAGAAATCGCCGCGCGCGCCGATCATTTCATTGTGGATGGGCCGGTGCCGCAACCGCGCCTTCTGGGGCGGCTTGCGGCGCCCGGCGCCACCCTTCAGGCGCGCTCGCCGGACGACGCAACGCTGCGCGCCCTGCGCAGCGCGGGCTTTGCCTGGCCGGAGCAGCAGGACGAGTGGCTGCATGCCGTCTACGCCAGCCGGCGCCCGCAGGCGCCTGCCGCTCCGCCGCCATCGCGCCGCGCCATCGTCGTCGGTGCAGGCCTGGCGGGCGCCGCGGCCTGCGAGCGCCTGTGCGCGCGCGGCTGGGAAGTCACCCTGGTCGAACGCCACGGGCAGGCCGCACAGGAGGCCTCCGGCAACCGCGCGGGCATCTTCATGCCCCTGCTGTCGAAGGACGACAATATTCCCACCCGCCTCACGCGCGCCGCCTACCTGTACGCCATGCGCCGCTGGCAGGCCCTGGGCGGCTTCGGTGGCGCAATGCAGGGCGCCCAGTGCGGCGTGCTGCAGCTGGCGCGGGACGCGGAACACGCGCAGCTGCAGGAGGAACTGGTGAAGCAGTGGAACTATCCGCCGGAGTTCGTGCGGTGGCTGGACCCGCAGGCCGCCAGCGCCGTTCTCGGTTCGGCCACGCCGTCCGGCGCATGGCTGTTCCCGCAAGGCGGATGGGCCAATCCCGCATCCATCTGCCGCGCCATGCTGGAAGCCTGCGGTGGGCGCCTGCAAAGGCGCTTCCATTCCGAAGCCGTGCGCATCGAAAGGCGCGGCGGCGAATGGGCTGTGCTGGATGCCGGAGGCCGCGTGCTCGCCCAGGCGCCGGACCTGGTTCTCGCCAACGGAGCCGGTGCGCTGGCGCTGCCGCCCACCGCTCCGCTTCCCCTGTATACCATGCGCGGACAGGTCACGCACCTGCCGGACCAGCGCTTCCCGGCCCTGCCCATGGTGGTGTGCCGCGAGGCGTACATGACGCCGCCTGTAGATGGCATCGTCAGCGTTGGCGCCACTTACGACAGCGACGGCGAGCGCGCACTGCGCGCGTCGAGCCAGGAAGAGAACCTGGCGCGCGCCGAAGAGATCCTCTCGCCAGGCCGCCTCGCGCCGCACCGGCTGGACGAAGCGCCGCTGGCGGGCCGGGTGGGCTTCCGCTGCATGGCGCCCGACCGCCTTCCATTGGCCGGAACGCTGCCCGACTACGGCGCGCACGGCAGGCCCGAACGCCTGCGCGATGTGCCGCGCCACCCGGGCCTGCATTGTCTTCTTGGCTACGCTTCCCGCGGCCTGATCTGGGCGCCCTTGATGGCCGAGCTGCTGGCCAGCCAGCTGGAAGGGGAGCCGCTGCCGCTCGAAGCGGGCCTTGCGGCCGCGCTCGACCCGGCCCGGTTTTTGTTAAAAGACCGGCGCCGGAGTGTGGCGGCCACGCCATAG
- a CDS encoding DUF3108 domain-containing protein, which produces MTLTKTAVLAVLCLGTAAMAADRHPFSLPPSADLSYSVKASTHGLPLSGTGTVSWRQGDGKYSLLTEARSGLFGKVLEHRSEGSIDEYGLAPATYFEKRIRKSATTTTFRRDAGVVEFSGGDKEVPLKGGEQDRSSAPWQLAAMARKSPEKFKPGSEWSFMVAGRRDAEPWVFKVVGTETLETGMGEVKALHFSKAPPKNNKGQQVDLWLAPSLDWYPVRILFMEEDGDSFDQQLEKVAKK; this is translated from the coding sequence ATGACATTGACGAAAACCGCCGTACTCGCCGTACTGTGCCTGGGCACGGCCGCCATGGCCGCGGACCGGCACCCCTTCAGCCTTCCGCCGTCGGCGGACCTCAGTTATTCCGTGAAGGCCAGCACCCACGGCCTGCCTCTTAGCGGCACGGGCACCGTGAGCTGGCGCCAGGGCGACGGCAAATACTCGCTGCTCACCGAAGCGCGCTCCGGCCTGTTCGGCAAGGTGCTCGAACACCGCAGCGAGGGCAGCATCGACGAATACGGCCTGGCCCCGGCCACCTATTTCGAGAAGCGCATCCGCAAATCGGCCACCACCACCACCTTCCGGCGCGACGCGGGTGTGGTGGAATTCTCGGGCGGGGACAAGGAAGTCCCGCTCAAGGGCGGGGAGCAGGACCGCAGCAGTGCGCCCTGGCAGCTGGCCGCCATGGCCCGCAAGTCGCCGGAAAAGTTCAAGCCCGGCAGCGAGTGGTCCTTCATGGTGGCGGGCCGCCGCGACGCCGAGCCCTGGGTGTTCAAAGTTGTTGGTACGGAAACCCTCGAAACAGGCATGGGCGAGGTGAAAGCCCTGCATTTCAGCAAGGCGCCGCCCAAAAACAACAAGGGCCAGCAGGTGGACCTGTGGCTTGCCCCCTCCCTCGACTGGTATCCCGTGCGCATCCTCTTCATGGAGGAGGACGGGGATTCCTTCGACCAGCAACTGGAGAAAGTTGCAAAGAAGTAA
- a CDS encoding sensor histidine kinase, whose translation MEDQERSPELFLFLASTVHDMKNSISVLSGTLENLLVQEQPSPDQAQAWPQMAHMLYQTRRLNDNLMQLLALYKDLGKPTYPFDPRPVQIRELVQQVADQERVLLQSKQIALDTDFDPQLIGTFDEDLVIGVLAHAVNNAVRYTHDRIRLSVEQKDDMLEFRVEDNGAGFPPSMLEAGAAVGKGVNFLTNSSGLGLFFSSEVARMHRHRQRTGSIALENGGKLGGGCFVLRLP comes from the coding sequence ATGGAAGACCAAGAACGCTCGCCCGAGCTCTTTCTGTTCCTGGCTTCGACCGTGCACGACATGAAGAACTCGATCAGCGTCCTCAGTGGCACGCTGGAGAATCTGCTGGTGCAGGAGCAGCCGAGCCCGGACCAGGCGCAGGCCTGGCCGCAGATGGCGCACATGCTGTACCAGACGCGCCGCCTGAACGACAACCTGATGCAGCTGCTTGCCCTCTACAAGGACCTGGGCAAGCCTACCTATCCCTTCGACCCGCGCCCCGTGCAGATCCGCGAACTGGTGCAGCAGGTGGCGGACCAGGAGCGCGTGCTGCTGCAGTCGAAGCAGATTGCGCTGGATACCGATTTCGATCCGCAGCTGATCGGCACCTTCGACGAAGACCTTGTGATCGGCGTGCTCGCCCATGCGGTCAACAACGCCGTGCGCTACACGCACGACCGCATCCGGCTGTCCGTCGAACAGAAGGACGACATGCTGGAGTTCCGCGTCGAGGACAACGGCGCGGGCTTTCCGCCCTCCATGCTGGAAGCCGGCGCCGCCGTCGGCAAGGGCGTCAACTTCCTTACCAACAGCAGCGGCCTGGGACTCTTCTTCTCCAGCGAAGTGGCCCGCATGCATCGCCACCGCCAGCGCACGGGCAGCATTGCCCTGGAAAATGGAGGCAAGCTGGGTGGCGGCTGCTTCGTTCTGCGCCTGCCATGA
- a CDS encoding DNA-3-methyladenine glycosylase I: MPKTRCSWANPANPRYIAYHDKEWGVPCHDELRLFEMLNLEGAQAGLSWETVLNKRESYREAFDGWDARRIAAYGPEKVAELLANPGIVRNRLKVAAAIGNAQAWLRLVEEGSSLDALLWSYVDGKPIDGRVGAPGDRPAKTALSDRISKDLAKRGFKFVGSTIVYAYMQGIGMVNDHDLGCFRHAECKRLA; the protein is encoded by the coding sequence ATGCCGAAGACACGCTGCTCCTGGGCCAACCCCGCCAACCCCCGCTACATTGCCTACCACGACAAGGAATGGGGCGTCCCCTGCCACGACGAACTGCGCCTGTTCGAAATGCTGAACCTGGAAGGCGCGCAGGCGGGCCTGAGCTGGGAAACGGTACTCAACAAGCGCGAGAGCTACCGCGAAGCCTTCGATGGGTGGGATGCACGCAGGATCGCGGCCTACGGTCCGGAGAAGGTGGCCGAGCTGCTGGCCAACCCCGGCATCGTGCGCAACCGGCTCAAGGTGGCGGCGGCCATCGGCAACGCCCAGGCCTGGCTGCGCCTGGTGGAAGAGGGCTCCTCGCTCGATGCGCTCCTCTGGTCCTACGTGGACGGCAAGCCAATCGACGGCCGCGTGGGCGCTCCGGGCGACCGGCCTGCAAAGACCGCGCTCTCCGACCGCATCTCGAAAGACCTGGCGAAGCGCGGCTTCAAGTTCGTGGGCTCCACCATCGTTTACGCCTATATGCAGGGCATCGGCATGGTCAACGACCATGACCTTGGCTGTTTCCGCCATGCAGAGTGCAAGCGCCTCGCTTAG
- a CDS encoding OsmC family protein gives MQFEAKLEWQRKGQPFLDQKYSRAHEWIFDGGARVQASSSPLSVPLPMSNAENVDPEEALVAAASSCHMLFFLSIAAKRGHTVESYSDHAVGLLEKDASGRMSMTSITLRPNIVFAGTAWPGEEEIAAIHHESHEKCYIANSLKAEITVEAPVQY, from the coding sequence ATGCAATTCGAAGCCAAGCTGGAATGGCAGCGCAAGGGCCAGCCTTTCCTCGACCAGAAATACAGCCGCGCCCACGAGTGGATTTTCGACGGCGGCGCGCGCGTGCAGGCCTCTTCTTCCCCGCTTTCGGTGCCGCTGCCGATGTCGAACGCGGAGAATGTCGATCCCGAAGAGGCGCTGGTGGCCGCGGCCTCCAGCTGCCACATGCTGTTCTTCCTCTCCATCGCGGCGAAGCGCGGCCATACCGTGGAAAGCTACAGCGACCATGCCGTGGGCCTGCTGGAGAAGGACGCCAGCGGCCGCATGTCCATGACCAGCATTACGCTGCGTCCCAACATCGTGTTCGCGGGAACGGCCTGGCCGGGGGAGGAAGAGATTGCGGCGATCCACCACGAGTCGCACGAGAAGTGCTACATCGCGAACTCGCTGAAGGCCGAGATTACGGTGGAAGCGCCGGTGCAGTATTAA
- a CDS encoding PhaM family polyhydroxyalkanoate granule multifunctional regulatory protein yields MSNPQMPPMPGATVMTDTLDFVKNLWGSMGVPGVSLPGIATPTLSVDELDKKINDLKAVEAWLNLNGTMLRSSIQALEVQRNTIATLKSMGQSFAASMQQPGKTDKSLFENNPYASAFFHQGETGNGADGPAKTEAPDPAAAAAGQMANPAAWWNMLQEQFTQAVNNAMAADTVKKPEPAKADEAPAKPKRTPKAPKQ; encoded by the coding sequence ATGAGCAATCCACAGATGCCCCCCATGCCTGGCGCGACCGTCATGACGGACACGCTGGACTTCGTGAAGAACCTTTGGGGCAGCATGGGCGTGCCCGGCGTGAGCCTGCCCGGCATTGCGACGCCGACGCTGTCCGTGGACGAGCTGGACAAGAAGATCAACGACCTGAAGGCGGTCGAGGCCTGGCTCAACCTGAACGGCACCATGCTGCGCAGTAGCATCCAGGCGCTGGAAGTGCAGCGCAATACCATCGCCACGCTCAAGTCCATGGGGCAGAGTTTCGCCGCCTCCATGCAGCAGCCGGGCAAGACGGACAAATCCCTGTTCGAGAACAATCCCTACGCCTCGGCCTTCTTCCATCAGGGCGAAACGGGGAATGGCGCGGACGGCCCCGCCAAGACCGAAGCGCCCGATCCTGCCGCCGCGGCGGCGGGCCAGATGGCCAATCCGGCCGCGTGGTGGAATATGCTGCAGGAGCAGTTCACGCAAGCCGTGAACAATGCGATGGCGGCGGATACGGTGAAGAAGCCCGAACCCGCCAAGGCCGATGAGGCGCCAGCGAAGCCGAAGCGCACGCCGAAGGCGCCGAAGCAGTAA
- a CDS encoding DUF3108 domain-containing protein produces the protein MAMVPSSFRARRILALGAITVALHYATIDWLAGRIGVQQAEQHPLPVAAQIRMTQPAPPAPAAPPAPVPEKRAAAPKPKPVRKAAPPPAPAPEPAEGDTGSAALAAGAPEGTPGAEAAAAESSAPAEPAPQEQAGAAPAAPPVKSAQPNAAEPGPDGVRRFNVNLPPSAAFELEVKRKDADGTNWTGVADMRWETDGSRYKVGLEVGISMLITRISLLTLNSEGIVDDNGIAPLTMMEKRRSRSATRTHFNQDEKRITFSASTASAQLLPGAQDKATVPFQLAAIGRADVNQFAGDIDIQVGEDRNAAIYRFQLVGEEEIETKMGKLVTMRLARPPRPGSYNARLDIWLAPGLDWYPVQIRNTEGSGAVTTQTVTKIVAAPQ, from the coding sequence ATGGCAATGGTCCCTTCCTCTTTCCGCGCCCGCCGCATCCTGGCCCTGGGCGCCATCACCGTAGCGCTGCATTACGCGACCATTGACTGGCTGGCCGGCCGCATCGGGGTTCAGCAAGCGGAGCAGCACCCCCTGCCGGTGGCGGCGCAGATCCGCATGACCCAGCCCGCACCGCCTGCGCCAGCCGCGCCGCCCGCGCCTGTGCCCGAGAAGCGCGCGGCCGCGCCCAAACCCAAGCCGGTGCGCAAGGCGGCTCCACCACCTGCGCCGGCGCCCGAGCCGGCGGAAGGCGACACGGGAAGCGCAGCCCTGGCGGCGGGAGCGCCGGAGGGCACGCCGGGTGCCGAAGCCGCCGCGGCCGAGTCCTCGGCGCCTGCCGAGCCGGCGCCGCAGGAGCAAGCTGGCGCTGCTCCCGCCGCGCCCCCGGTAAAATCCGCGCAGCCCAATGCGGCCGAACCGGGGCCGGACGGCGTGCGCCGCTTCAATGTCAACCTTCCGCCGTCTGCCGCGTTCGAACTGGAAGTGAAGCGCAAGGATGCCGATGGCACCAACTGGACCGGCGTGGCCGACATGCGCTGGGAAACGGACGGCAGCAGGTACAAGGTGGGCCTGGAAGTGGGCATCAGCATGCTGATCACGCGAATCAGCCTGCTCACGCTGAACAGCGAGGGCATTGTGGACGACAACGGCATCGCGCCGCTCACCATGATGGAGAAGCGCCGCAGCCGGTCCGCGACCAGGACGCACTTCAACCAGGACGAGAAGCGCATCACCTTCTCGGCCAGCACGGCCAGCGCGCAGCTGCTGCCGGGCGCGCAGGACAAGGCCACGGTGCCCTTCCAGCTGGCCGCCATCGGCCGCGCGGACGTGAACCAGTTCGCGGGCGATATCGACATCCAGGTGGGGGAGGACCGCAATGCCGCCATCTACCGCTTCCAGCTGGTGGGCGAAGAGGAGATCGAAACGAAGATGGGCAAGCTGGTGACGATGCGCCTGGCGCGCCCGCCGCGCCCCGGCAGTTATAACGCGCGCCTGGATATCTGGCTGGCGCCAGGCCTGGACTGGTATCCGGTCCAGATCAGGAATACGGAAGGCAGCGGCGCCGTGACCACGCAGACGGTGACGAAGATCGTGGCCGCGCCACAATAA
- a CDS encoding tetratricopeptide repeat-containing response regulator, with protein sequence MKTSAAKIGDITDVNWAEKRYLIVDDFVGIRQLLRESLRNIGAKHIDQASSGGEAMTLLARTHYDVVLCDFNLGEGKNGQQVLEECRARNLMIPSSVWLTVSAEKSVESVMGAAEHQPDAYIIKPITEGVLLTRLNRVWHRKQIFREIDRAYIEKDYLRAAKLCDEQIAENKIHELDLLRMKANLLMKAGEPDQARAVYERVLEEREYNWARTGLGKIRMANGDLEAARQMFHNVMTENRYYIDAYDQLAAALLTMGEYEEACAVLESAAKLSPNSVQRQRTLGNTALRVGNIALAEKAFRKSIQVGEYSVFKTVDPYFGLARVCGQKGDIKEALALLAVVRRDFPHDVVELRSKIIEGLVYHESGDYRRARKAGDELEEMLKADPARPDTATCMEMATLLFAVGVKEAPVELLCHVIRNNHDNQLLLDDVQKVFEQARMSEEAEALIASSRREATEVMNKGVLLWKTGKLAEAVEWMREARQRLPDNMRILFNSAQMLISHMQKHGYDEALMMEANSVLMHVDRIAPGQQRFAQLIEQLQQLLPGRGITPAAEDGVF encoded by the coding sequence ATGAAAACCTCCGCTGCAAAGATCGGCGACATCACCGATGTCAACTGGGCCGAGAAACGCTACCTGATCGTCGACGACTTCGTCGGCATCCGCCAGCTGCTGCGCGAGTCGCTGCGCAATATCGGCGCCAAGCACATCGACCAGGCCTCGAGCGGCGGCGAAGCCATGACCCTGCTGGCGCGCACGCATTACGACGTGGTGCTGTGCGACTTCAACCTGGGCGAGGGCAAGAACGGCCAGCAGGTGCTGGAGGAGTGCAGGGCGCGCAACCTCATGATCCCGAGCAGCGTGTGGCTCACGGTGTCAGCCGAGAAGAGCGTGGAATCCGTGATGGGCGCGGCCGAACACCAGCCGGACGCCTACATCATCAAGCCCATTACCGAAGGCGTGCTGCTCACGCGCCTGAACCGCGTGTGGCACCGCAAGCAGATCTTCCGCGAGATCGACCGCGCCTACATCGAAAAGGACTACCTGCGCGCGGCCAAGCTGTGCGACGAGCAGATTGCCGAGAACAAGATTCACGAGCTGGACCTGCTGCGCATGAAGGCCAACCTGCTGATGAAGGCAGGCGAGCCCGATCAGGCGCGTGCCGTGTACGAGCGCGTGCTGGAAGAGCGCGAATACAATTGGGCCCGCACGGGCCTGGGCAAGATCCGCATGGCCAACGGCGACCTCGAGGCCGCGCGCCAGATGTTCCACAACGTGATGACGGAGAACCGCTACTACATCGACGCCTACGACCAGCTGGCGGCAGCCCTGCTCACAATGGGCGAATACGAGGAAGCCTGCGCGGTGCTCGAAAGCGCGGCCAAGCTCTCGCCCAATTCCGTGCAGCGGCAGCGCACCCTGGGCAATACGGCGCTCAGGGTGGGCAATATCGCGCTGGCCGAAAAGGCCTTCCGCAAGTCCATCCAGGTCGGCGAGTATTCCGTGTTCAAGACGGTGGATCCCTATTTCGGCCTGGCGCGCGTCTGCGGCCAGAAGGGCGACATCAAGGAGGCGCTGGCGCTGCTGGCCGTGGTGCGGCGCGACTTCCCGCACGACGTGGTGGAGCTGCGGTCCAAGATCATCGAGGGCCTGGTCTACCACGAAAGCGGCGACTACCGGCGTGCGCGCAAGGCGGGCGACGAGCTGGAAGAGATGCTCAAGGCCGACCCCGCGCGGCCGGATACGGCCACCTGCATGGAAATGGCGACCCTGCTGTTCGCCGTGGGTGTGAAGGAAGCACCGGTCGAGCTGCTGTGCCACGTCATCCGCAACAACCACGACAACCAGCTGCTGCTGGACGACGTGCAGAAGGTCTTCGAGCAGGCGCGCATGAGCGAAGAGGCCGAAGCGCTCATCGCCTCCTCGCGCCGCGAGGCGACGGAGGTCATGAACAAGGGCGTGCTGTTGTGGAAGACCGGCAAGCTAGCCGAGGCTGTGGAATGGATGCGCGAAGCGCGCCAGCGCCTGCCGGACAATATGCGTATCCTCTTCAACTCGGCGCAAATGCTGATCTCGCACATGCAGAAGCACGGCTACGACGAGGCCCTGATGATGGAAGCGAACAGTGTGCTGATGCACGTGGACCGCATCGCGCCGGGCCAGCAGCGCTTCGCCCAGCTGATCGAACAGCTGCAGCAGCTCCTGCCGGGGCGGGGCATCACCCCGGCTGCCGAAGACGGCGTGTTCTGA
- a CDS encoding ATP-binding protein — protein sequence MFHIKSLELVHWDYWQRIKNIPLDAKIITIAGQNGSGKTTLLDALRTLFGLDCSMGRTYKHYARHSGQQTAWLRAVVDNRAVGKQLSNRPFRSSGFFADDEVTLFCQIQKNGGDWKRQYLMRPGNIEIEEVTEATDWLGVENYRKRLANAGLSPAMAKVLALEQGETDKLCEYAPRQLLDLVFQVFGDKEVLDAYDEAKRHQRDTEEELKRFEAELESSRTNLEGLRLRVANYHQWETLHKERRNLQEEVLPSLEYHEAREKANNTSRQLREARKPLAQADQLLDEKRKEVARQAKALKDAQEQETLLEQESTALQSRLSQLNAKLKPLDSLIEQKARLQKLAAESGADIADVAKQLEEKEAELAKLRAARDAVSTRIAGDKATISALQGKTSMPEPDNVRAMRRALNDANIPHAMLSDIVEVTDPKWQGAVEGVLGGYASVVLLERASDASAAYRLAEKERYRHFIVPELVTAHQPKNQSLLSIVRFSAKAPEWLIDQLARITRVESVEEGAKLGNIEEWITPDAYHKERRGGRSLFVEASRYRFGSAGRTQRMDAIQKNLPALEAEEDKLTLQISKLASETSALKARVAGVDAVKELTARADEFDEAARAAVPLRAERTEVGSRLGELQGLMKNATVNRTRSDTTWQNARMALSESEAGMRLNYKKQLEQRSDHARALLALRRQWRHLPGAWKRPARRSALVEQHQNAHQVDLRIASLQTSLARDDWELDATVIDQYQRLNDQLASRKSETEERRYQNNRAIEATANARGAYIERLRYTIKTYTANIKELGQLANIEVHADPVKLENDDLLLAQAGLHVRFKFDGKGPIGLNDGEASGGQQVMKSLVLLIGLLKSEDGSGGFVFIDEPFAHLDIRNIQLVGEFLKNTEAQYLMTTPLTHNTDVYDPSELTLITSKKKKDTQWAQPIFVLQRRQPQAA from the coding sequence ATGTTCCATATCAAATCGCTCGAACTGGTCCACTGGGATTACTGGCAGCGCATCAAGAATATTCCTCTCGATGCGAAGATCATCACCATCGCCGGCCAGAACGGCAGCGGCAAGACCACGCTGCTGGACGCGCTGCGCACCCTGTTCGGCCTGGACTGCTCGATGGGCCGCACCTACAAGCACTATGCGCGCCACTCCGGCCAGCAGACGGCATGGCTGCGCGCCGTGGTGGACAACCGCGCCGTGGGCAAGCAGCTCTCCAACCGCCCCTTCCGCAGCAGCGGCTTCTTCGCCGACGATGAAGTGACCCTGTTCTGCCAGATCCAGAAGAACGGCGGCGACTGGAAGCGCCAGTACCTCATGCGGCCGGGGAATATCGAGATCGAGGAAGTGACCGAAGCCACCGACTGGCTGGGCGTGGAGAACTACCGCAAGCGCCTCGCCAATGCAGGCCTCTCGCCCGCGATGGCGAAAGTGCTGGCGCTGGAGCAGGGCGAAACGGACAAGCTGTGCGAATACGCCCCGCGCCAGTTGCTGGACCTCGTGTTCCAGGTCTTCGGCGACAAGGAGGTGCTGGACGCCTACGACGAAGCCAAGCGCCACCAGCGCGACACGGAAGAAGAGCTGAAGCGCTTCGAGGCGGAGCTGGAATCGTCCAGGACCAACCTGGAAGGCCTGCGCCTGCGCGTGGCCAACTACCACCAGTGGGAAACGCTGCACAAGGAACGCCGCAACCTGCAGGAGGAAGTGCTGCCTTCCCTCGAATACCATGAGGCGCGCGAGAAGGCCAACAACACCAGCCGCCAGCTGCGCGAAGCGCGCAAGCCCCTGGCCCAGGCCGACCAGCTGCTGGACGAAAAGCGCAAGGAAGTGGCGCGCCAGGCCAAGGCCCTGAAGGATGCGCAGGAACAGGAAACCCTGCTGGAGCAGGAATCCACGGCCCTGCAAAGCCGCCTGTCGCAACTGAACGCGAAACTGAAGCCGCTGGACAGCCTGATCGAACAGAAGGCCCGCCTGCAGAAGCTCGCCGCCGAATCCGGCGCGGACATCGCGGACGTGGCCAAGCAGCTGGAAGAGAAGGAAGCCGAGCTGGCGAAGCTGCGCGCGGCGCGCGACGCCGTGTCCACCCGCATCGCGGGCGACAAGGCCACCATCTCCGCGCTGCAAGGCAAGACCTCCATGCCGGAGCCGGACAACGTGCGCGCCATGCGCCGCGCCTTGAACGACGCGAACATTCCGCACGCCATGCTGTCGGATATCGTGGAAGTCACCGATCCGAAATGGCAGGGCGCCGTTGAAGGCGTGCTGGGAGGCTACGCCTCCGTGGTGCTGCTGGAACGCGCCAGCGATGCCTCCGCCGCCTACCGCCTGGCCGAGAAGGAGCGCTACCGCCACTTCATCGTGCCGGAACTGGTCACCGCACACCAGCCGAAGAACCAGAGCCTGCTGTCCATCGTCCGTTTCAGCGCCAAGGCGCCGGAATGGCTGATCGACCAGCTGGCGCGCATCACGCGTGTGGAATCGGTGGAAGAAGGCGCGAAGCTCGGCAACATCGAAGAGTGGATCACGCCGGACGCCTACCACAAGGAGCGCCGCGGCGGCCGTTCGCTGTTCGTGGAGGCCTCGCGCTACCGCTTCGGCTCCGCAGGCCGTACCCAGCGTATGGATGCGATCCAGAAGAACCTGCCCGCGCTGGAAGCGGAAGAAGACAAGCTCACTCTCCAGATCAGCAAGCTGGCCTCCGAGACCAGCGCGCTGAAGGCCCGCGTGGCCGGTGTGGACGCTGTGAAGGAACTCACCGCCCGCGCCGACGAATTCGACGAAGCGGCGCGCGCCGCCGTGCCGCTGCGCGCCGAGCGCACGGAAGTCGGCAGCCGCCTGGGCGAGCTGCAAGGCCTCATGAAGAACGCCACGGTGAACCGCACCCGTTCCGATACCACCTGGCAGAACGCCCGCATGGCGCTGTCGGAATCCGAAGCGGGCATGCGCCTGAACTACAAGAAGCAGCTGGAGCAGCGCAGCGACCATGCGCGCGCTCTGCTGGCGCTGCGCCGCCAGTGGCGCCACCTCCCGGGTGCATGGAAGCGTCCCGCACGGCGCTCCGCGCTGGTGGAGCAGCACCAGAATGCCCACCAGGTGGACCTGCGCATCGCCAGCCTTCAAACCAGCCTGGCGCGCGACGACTGGGAGCTGGATGCCACGGTCATCGACCAGTACCAGCGCCTGAACGACCAGCTCGCGAGCCGCAAGTCCGAGACCGAGGAGCGCCGCTACCAGAACAACCGCGCCATCGAGGCGACGGCCAACGCGCGCGGCGCCTATATCGAACGCCTGCGCTACACGATCAAGACCTACACGGCCAACATCAAGGAGCTGGGCCAGCTGGCGAACATCGAAGTGCATGCGGACCCGGTGAAGCTGGAGAACGATGACCTGCTGCTGGCGCAGGCTGGCCTGCACGTGCGCTTCAAGTTCGACGGCAAGGGCCCCATCGGCCTGAACGACGGCGAAGCATCGGGCGGGCAGCAGGTGATGAAATCCCTCGTTCTGCTGATTGGCCTGCTCAAGTCGGAAGATGGCTCCGGCGGCTTCGTGTTCATCGACGAACCTTTCGCCCACCTGGACATCCGCAATATCCAGCTGGTCGGCGAGTTCCTCAAGAACACCGAGGCGCAGTACCTCATGACGACGCCGCTCACCCACAACACCGACGTCTACGATCCTTCCGAACTTACGCTCATCACGAGCAAGAAAAAGAAGGATACCCAGTGGGCGCAGCCGATCTTCGTGCTGCAGCGCCGCCAGCCGCAGGCAGCATGA